Proteins encoded together in one Xylanibacillus composti window:
- a CDS encoding HPr family phosphocarrier protein: MSNKNAAIVEISQTANKFSSSIVLQFENKYIDVKSILGLFTTLLNTHSYELHVHGPDAEEAKAAMKEVFAKHQLNVKVAE; this comes from the coding sequence ATGTCCAACAAAAATGCGGCTATTGTTGAAATTTCGCAAACGGCGAATAAGTTCTCGTCATCTATCGTTCTTCAATTCGAAAACAAATATATTGATGTCAAAAGCATACTGGGTCTGTTCACAACGCTCTTGAACACGCATTCCTATGAACTGCATGTGCATGGCCCTGATGCCGAAGAAGCGAAAGCAGCCATGAAGGAAGTGTTTGCCAAGCATCAGCTCAACGTCAAAGTAGCTGAATAG
- a CDS encoding aminopeptidase, whose protein sequence is MRDPRFVQLAQNLVDYSIDVQAGDKVLIDMIGEERELLLCLIDAVYAKGGMPFVELEDKRVTRRLLRQASEDQIKLWAEYDLKRMEMMDAYVGIRSGHNVNELSDVPGEKSRLFDMLYKRPIHSERRVKHTKWVVMRYPNASMAQLANMSTEAFEDFYFNVCNLDYRKMSEAMDALAAYMEKTDRVRLVAPNTDLTFSIKGIPAVKCDGKLNIPDGEVFTAPVRDSVNGEITFNVPSIYSGTTFENIYFRFENGRIVDAACNETERLLDILDTDEGARYIGEFSLGINPFIQHPMKDILFDEKIDGSLHFTPGQAYEEADNGNRSSIHWDLVLIQRPDYGGGDIYFDDLLIRKDGRFVVPELEPLNPENLK, encoded by the coding sequence ATGCGTGATCCGCGGTTTGTCCAGCTGGCACAAAATTTAGTCGATTATTCCATAGATGTTCAAGCTGGAGATAAAGTGCTGATTGATATGATCGGGGAGGAAAGGGAGCTGCTTTTGTGTCTGATCGATGCCGTCTACGCGAAAGGAGGCATGCCGTTCGTCGAATTGGAGGACAAGCGCGTAACCAGACGCTTGCTTCGCCAGGCGAGCGAGGATCAGATCAAACTGTGGGCCGAATATGATCTCAAGCGGATGGAGATGATGGATGCGTACGTCGGCATCCGCTCTGGCCATAATGTCAACGAATTGTCCGATGTTCCCGGCGAGAAATCGAGATTGTTTGATATGCTGTATAAGCGGCCGATTCATTCCGAACGCAGAGTCAAGCATACCAAATGGGTCGTGATGCGATATCCGAATGCTTCGATGGCACAGCTCGCGAATATGAGCACAGAAGCTTTCGAGGATTTCTATTTCAACGTGTGCAACCTGGACTATCGGAAAATGTCAGAGGCGATGGACGCGCTTGCCGCCTATATGGAAAAGACGGATCGCGTCCGTTTGGTGGCGCCGAATACCGATTTGACCTTTTCTATCAAAGGCATTCCTGCCGTGAAGTGCGATGGGAAGCTGAATATCCCGGATGGCGAGGTCTTTACCGCGCCTGTTCGCGACTCTGTCAACGGCGAGATCACTTTTAATGTGCCGTCCATTTACAGCGGAACGACGTTTGAGAATATTTATTTCCGTTTTGAAAACGGAAGGATTGTTGATGCCGCTTGCAACGAGACGGAGCGCCTGCTGGACATTCTGGATACCGATGAGGGTGCTCGCTACATAGGCGAATTCAGCCTGGGCATCAACCCCTTTATTCAGCATCCGATGAAAGACATTCTGTTTGATGAGAAGATTGATGGCAGCCTTCATTTTACGCCGGGTCAAGCGTACGAAGAAGCTGACAACGGCAATCGATCCTCTATTCATTGGGATCTGGTCTTGATTCAGCGCCCGGACTACGGGGGCGGGGACATATACTTTGACGACTTGCTGATTCGAAAGGACGGGCGATTCGTAGTTCCAGAGCTTGAGCCGCTGAACCCGGAGAACCTGAAGTAG
- a CDS encoding diguanylate cyclase domain-containing protein, which produces MQDYLGRGFMQWLEQLHMYGMAFNGIAILTDADHRPVAWGPKDAIAMFLRPDASEREEINRLLASIREDQGKNEHVYVTDLILSDQARIGRLYVQIVPNSPIKLPKEAWTAMLACSVEAARREKLEWEEGFARLRKQDVLFRAVQKLHATIDVDAVLQEVYDNMKEVYPASEIDIYLSQDYHSNAYFIKPLTFGPFLDDANTRAFMEGKIQLEEQGKRVKWLSVPLAGKQGIYGVLQIVAKQEWLDDSDVRFIALLADSAGSAFENAKLYEQSNLLISELRLINEITRRLNQSLKLNEIFNFASHELIDIFKADSVCILQVDPEQRTMIVKASNETKLINEHFPPDYGFAGSVTSTKEPLIVSDYRHDPRKPSRFMDLTGARSLMASPIIASSEVIGVVLVAHREPNYFSYDNFKLLQVLSGHIGLAMVNASLHAEVRRMVITDRLTGLYARHYLDEQINFMQKKDFCGSLIVVDIDHFKQINDTYGHQVGDKILIQVSQIIRSCIRDSDIAARWGGEEIAIYLPQAKMHQAAQVADRIRSRVYEETDPKVSISCGLSEWNWEDEKVSVESLFYRADMALYEAKHAGRNQIKLG; this is translated from the coding sequence ATGCAAGACTATCTGGGCAGGGGCTTTATGCAATGGCTCGAACAACTGCATATGTACGGGATGGCATTCAATGGAATTGCGATTTTGACGGATGCAGACCACCGACCTGTTGCTTGGGGGCCCAAGGATGCCATCGCGATGTTCTTGCGGCCTGATGCGAGCGAGCGTGAAGAAATAAATCGGCTGCTTGCATCCATTCGAGAAGACCAGGGCAAGAACGAGCATGTTTATGTCACCGATCTGATATTGTCAGATCAGGCCCGTATCGGTCGGCTGTATGTACAGATTGTTCCAAACTCCCCGATCAAGCTTCCGAAGGAGGCTTGGACCGCTATGCTTGCATGTTCAGTGGAGGCGGCACGACGGGAGAAGCTGGAATGGGAAGAAGGGTTTGCGAGGCTGCGCAAACAAGATGTTCTTTTTCGCGCAGTGCAGAAGCTTCACGCAACGATTGATGTCGATGCGGTGCTGCAGGAAGTTTATGACAATATGAAAGAGGTATACCCTGCTTCCGAGATTGACATCTATTTGTCGCAGGATTATCACAGCAACGCCTATTTCATCAAGCCTTTGACATTTGGACCGTTTCTCGACGATGCGAACACCCGGGCATTCATGGAAGGCAAGATTCAACTGGAGGAGCAGGGCAAGCGGGTGAAGTGGCTTTCCGTTCCGCTTGCAGGGAAGCAAGGCATATACGGTGTGCTGCAAATTGTTGCGAAGCAGGAATGGCTGGATGACTCGGATGTTCGCTTCATTGCGCTGCTTGCCGACTCGGCGGGGAGTGCGTTTGAAAACGCCAAGCTGTACGAGCAATCGAACCTGCTGATCAGTGAGCTAAGGCTGATTAACGAGATCACGCGCAGACTGAATCAAAGCTTGAAGCTGAATGAAATATTCAATTTTGCTTCTCATGAGCTGATCGATATTTTCAAGGCGGACTCGGTCTGCATCCTGCAGGTCGATCCTGAGCAGAGAACCATGATTGTCAAAGCCAGCAATGAAACGAAATTGATCAATGAGCATTTCCCGCCTGATTATGGTTTCGCCGGATCCGTTACATCGACGAAAGAACCTCTTATCGTCTCGGATTACCGTCATGATCCCCGCAAACCGTCGCGCTTTATGGATTTAACGGGAGCCCGCTCCTTGATGGCTTCGCCGATTATCGCCAGCTCGGAAGTGATAGGTGTTGTGCTGGTCGCTCATCGGGAGCCGAATTATTTCTCCTACGATAACTTCAAGCTGCTGCAAGTGCTCTCCGGTCATATCGGACTGGCCATGGTCAATGCCTCCTTGCACGCCGAAGTGCGCCGAATGGTCATTACAGATCGCCTTACTGGCTTATATGCCCGACATTATCTAGATGAACAAATCAACTTCATGCAGAAGAAAGATTTCTGCGGGAGCCTCATAGTCGTTGATATCGACCACTTCAAGCAAATAAACGACACATACGGTCATCAGGTCGGGGATAAAATTCTGATACAAGTGAGTCAGATTATTCGATCCTGCATCCGGGATTCGGATATTGCGGCCAGATGGGGCGGAGAAGAAATCGCCATCTACCTGCCGCAAGCCAAGATGCATCAGGCGGCCCAAGTAGCCGATCGCATTCGCTCGCGTGTCTACGAAGAAACAGATCCGAAGGTTTCGATTTCGTGCGGCTTGTCCGAATGGAACTGGGAGGACGAAAAAGTTAGTGTAGAGAGCTTGTTTTACCGGGCGGACATGGCGTTGTACGAGGCCAAGCATGCGGGACGCAACCAAATCAAGCTCGGCTAA
- the rpsD gene encoding 30S ribosomal protein S4: protein MSRYTGPKFKLSRRLGISLSGTGKELKRPFPPGQHGANQRRKISGYGQQLMEKQKLRHMYGLNEKQFRNLFSKALKMQGIAGENFMILLESRLDNLVYRLGLSNSRAGARQLVAHGHITVNGKKVDIPSYAVSVGDMIGLRERSRSLTVIKEAIEGRNHLPAYLEFNEQAMEGKYIRLPERAELAQEIDEKQIVEFYSR from the coding sequence ATGTCACGTTACACTGGACCTAAATTTAAATTGAGCCGTCGTCTGGGTATTTCCTTGAGCGGCACTGGCAAAGAACTGAAGCGCCCGTTTCCTCCTGGACAGCATGGCGCCAATCAACGCAGAAAGATTAGCGGCTACGGCCAGCAATTGATGGAGAAGCAAAAGCTCCGCCACATGTACGGCCTGAACGAGAAGCAATTCCGCAACTTGTTCTCGAAGGCGCTCAAGATGCAAGGGATCGCCGGTGAAAACTTCATGATCCTGCTGGAAAGCCGTTTGGACAACTTGGTTTACCGTCTTGGCCTGTCCAACTCCCGCGCAGGCGCTCGTCAGCTTGTCGCACATGGCCACATTACGGTTAACGGCAAAAAGGTAGACATTCCTTCCTATGCCGTGTCCGTAGGCGACATGATCGGTCTTCGCGAAAGAAGCCGCAGCCTGACAGTGATCAAGGAAGCGATCGAAGGACGCAATCACCTGCCGGCTTATCTGGAATTCAACGAGCAGGCTATGGAAGGCAAGTATATTCGTCTGCCTGAACGTGCCGAGCTCGCGCAAGAAATCGACGAAAAGCAAATCGTCGAATTTTACAGCCGTTAA
- the tyrS gene encoding tyrosine--tRNA ligase yields MKWDTLSKEQQQMVEHQLETLRRGVVEIVPEEEFRDKLARSVVTGEPLRVKLGLDPSAPDIHIGHTVVLHKLRQFQELGHTVQLIIGDFTGRIGDPTGKSETRKQLSEADVQHNAATYKEQIFKILDSEKTEVHFNSSWLSPMTFSQVVELSAKLTVARMLERDDFTKRYQSGQPISIHEFFYPLMQGYDSVALKSDIELGGTDQKFNLLMGRTLQREYGTDAQVAMMLPLLEGLDGAQKMSKSLGNYIGINEPPQEIYGKSMSIPDELMVKYFELATDLSNSELDAIRRGLADGSAHPRDVKMRLARTLVRMYHGDEAAEQAEAHFKTVFQQGALPDEIEERTLSASELEEGNIKLIRLLVELGLQASNGEARRSIQQGAVRINQEKVSDPQADVAVKDGDIVQVGKRKFARIVLQ; encoded by the coding sequence ATCAAGTGGGATACGCTGAGCAAGGAACAGCAGCAAATGGTGGAGCATCAGTTGGAAACGCTGCGGCGAGGAGTCGTTGAGATCGTGCCGGAGGAGGAGTTTCGCGACAAATTGGCACGTTCCGTCGTAACAGGAGAGCCGTTAAGAGTGAAGCTCGGCCTTGACCCTTCAGCTCCGGACATTCATATCGGGCATACGGTTGTCCTGCACAAGCTGCGTCAATTTCAAGAGCTGGGTCATACGGTGCAGCTGATTATTGGGGATTTCACAGGCCGCATTGGCGATCCAACAGGCAAATCGGAGACGAGAAAGCAATTGAGTGAAGCGGATGTCCAACATAATGCCGCTACGTACAAGGAGCAAATATTTAAGATATTGGACAGCGAAAAGACCGAGGTGCACTTCAATTCTTCCTGGTTGTCGCCAATGACCTTCTCCCAGGTGGTTGAGCTGTCTGCCAAATTGACCGTAGCGCGCATGCTGGAAAGAGATGATTTCACCAAGCGCTATCAGTCTGGTCAGCCTATCAGCATTCACGAATTTTTCTACCCGTTGATGCAAGGGTATGATTCAGTTGCGCTGAAAAGTGACATAGAGTTAGGCGGTACGGATCAGAAATTCAATCTGCTGATGGGTCGCACGCTGCAGAGAGAATACGGTACGGATGCGCAGGTGGCCATGATGCTTCCGTTGCTGGAAGGGCTCGACGGCGCGCAGAAGATGAGCAAGAGCTTGGGCAACTATATCGGGATTAACGAACCCCCGCAAGAAATCTATGGCAAATCCATGTCCATTCCCGATGAATTGATGGTGAAGTACTTCGAGCTGGCTACGGATTTGAGCAATTCGGAGTTGGACGCCATTCGCCGGGGGCTGGCGGACGGTTCTGCTCATCCAAGGGATGTGAAGATGCGCTTGGCCCGCACGCTCGTTCGCATGTATCATGGTGATGAAGCGGCGGAACAAGCGGAAGCGCACTTCAAGACTGTGTTTCAACAGGGAGCTTTGCCTGATGAAATCGAAGAAAGGACGCTGTCAGCTTCTGAGTTGGAGGAGGGGAATATTAAGCTGATCCGCTTGCTGGTCGAATTGGGTTTGCAGGCTTCCAATGGCGAGGCGCGCCGCAGCATTCAGCAAGGAGCTGTCCGCATTAACCAGGAGAAGGTATCGGACCCGCAAGCCGATGTCGCGGTGAAGGATGGCGATATTGTACAAGTAGGCAAACGCAAATTTGCCCGAATCGTGCTCCAATAA